A stretch of the Sorangium aterium genome encodes the following:
- a CDS encoding GFA family protein: MSNAASEHTTTTPGLRTYKGSCACRAVRFEADFDPSAGTGQCNCTICAKTRWWGIIVKPSAFRLLAGEEVLGDHSRSEAGHARFCKTCGIRVFGHGHLPMLGGDYCTVNLNCLDDADLTGVPVVYVDGLHNTWAPIGSTTYVDPFAAAKVA, encoded by the coding sequence ATGAGCAACGCCGCTTCCGAGCACACGACGACGACCCCCGGCCTCCGGACCTACAAGGGCAGCTGCGCCTGCCGCGCCGTCCGCTTCGAGGCCGACTTCGACCCGAGCGCCGGGACGGGGCAGTGCAACTGCACGATCTGCGCGAAGACAAGGTGGTGGGGCATCATCGTGAAGCCGAGCGCCTTCCGTCTGCTCGCCGGCGAGGAGGTCCTCGGCGACCACTCGCGATCGGAGGCCGGCCATGCCCGGTTCTGCAAGACCTGCGGCATCCGCGTGTTCGGGCACGGGCACCTCCCGATGCTCGGCGGCGATTACTGCACCGTGAACCTGAACTGCCTCGACGACGCGGACCTCACCGGCGTTCCGGTGGTGTACGTCGACGGGCTCCACAACACGTGGGCGCCGATCGGCTCCACGACGTACGTCGATCCGTTCGCCGCCGCGAAGGTGGCTTGA
- a CDS encoding WYL domain-containing protein: MRTDSVRKERGGTWSRPPRACRRWYLLAYDLDRGALRTFRVDRTQGRPKAADGLPDDAGGR, translated from the coding sequence TTGCGGACAGATTCGGTCCGCAAGGAGAGAGGCGGCACATGGTCCAGACCTCCGCGCGCCTGCCGCCGCTGGTACCTGCTCGCGTACGATCTCGATCGGGGCGCATTGCGGACGTTCCGCGTCGATCGCACCCAGGGCAGACCGAAGGCCGCCGACGGGCTCCCCGACGACGCCGGCGGGCGCTGA
- a CDS encoding GFA family protein has translation MSNAASEHTTTTPGLRTYKGSCVCRAVRFEADFDPSAGTTQCNCTICTKTRAWGIIVKPSAFRLIAGEEVLGDYSRYEAGHARFCKTCGIRVFGHGNIPELGGEFCSVNLNCLDDADLTGVPVVYLDGLHDTWAPIGSTTYVSPFSAAKVA, from the coding sequence ATGAGCAACGCCGCTTCCGAGCACACGACGACGACCCCCGGCCTCCGGACCTACAAGGGCAGCTGCGTCTGCCGCGCCGTCCGCTTCGAGGCCGACTTCGACCCGAGCGCCGGGACGACGCAGTGCAATTGCACGATCTGCACGAAGACGAGGGCGTGGGGCATCATCGTGAAGCCGAGCGCCTTCCGCCTGATCGCCGGCGAGGAGGTCCTCGGCGACTACTCGCGGTACGAGGCCGGACATGCCCGGTTCTGCAAGACCTGCGGCATCCGCGTCTTCGGGCACGGGAACATCCCGGAGCTCGGCGGCGAGTTCTGCTCCGTGAACCTGAACTGCCTCGACGACGCGGACCTCACCGGTGTCCCGGTGGTGTACCTCGACGGGCTCCACGATACGTGGGCGCCGATCGGCTCCACGACGTACGTGAGTCCGTTCTCCGCCGCAAAGGTGGCTTGA
- a CDS encoding helix-turn-helix transcriptional regulator → MVQTSARLLKLLSLLQSRRFWTGGELARELAITERSVRRDVDRLRSLGYPVHAATGIGGGYQLGAGKELPPLPLEDDEAVAVAVGLRAAATGPVRGLEEASVRALGKLEQVLPKRLRRKVTALGAVSVRLGDGGPTVDADALAVMANACRDAEALRFDYSSASGAASTRAVEPYRLVHTSRRWYLLAYDLDRGAWRTFRVDRIQGRPKTAGRFKPRPLPAEDVAAYVSKSVSTDAYPIRARVTVHAPAQAVSERLSGVAGRIEDLAPDRCVVHTGGGSLDALAFHLGFMGFEFEVHEPEELIDQLRRLAERLGRAAGRSGAAGEGSGAR, encoded by the coding sequence ATGGTCCAGACCTCCGCGCGGCTGCTGAAGCTCCTGTCGCTGCTCCAATCCCGGCGCTTCTGGACGGGCGGCGAGCTGGCCCGCGAGCTCGCGATCACCGAGCGCAGCGTCCGGCGCGACGTGGACCGGCTCCGGAGCCTCGGGTACCCGGTCCACGCGGCCACCGGCATCGGCGGCGGATACCAGCTCGGCGCCGGGAAGGAGCTGCCGCCGCTGCCGCTCGAGGACGACGAGGCCGTCGCCGTCGCGGTGGGGCTGCGCGCGGCGGCGACGGGGCCCGTGAGGGGGCTGGAGGAGGCGTCGGTCCGCGCGCTCGGGAAGCTGGAGCAGGTGCTCCCCAAGCGTCTCCGGCGCAAGGTGACCGCGCTGGGCGCCGTGAGCGTGCGGCTGGGCGACGGCGGCCCCACCGTCGACGCGGACGCGCTCGCCGTCATGGCGAACGCGTGCCGCGACGCCGAGGCCCTGCGCTTCGACTACAGCAGCGCCAGCGGCGCCGCGAGCACGCGCGCCGTCGAGCCGTACCGGCTCGTGCACACGAGCCGCCGCTGGTATCTGCTCGCGTACGATCTCGATCGCGGCGCATGGCGGACGTTCCGCGTCGATCGCATCCAGGGAAGGCCGAAGACCGCGGGCCGCTTCAAGCCGCGCCCGCTGCCCGCGGAGGACGTGGCCGCCTACGTGTCGAAGTCGGTCTCCACGGACGCCTACCCGATCCGCGCGCGCGTGACCGTGCACGCGCCCGCGCAGGCCGTCTCGGAGCGGCTCTCGGGCGTGGCGGGGCGCATCGAGGACCTGGCCCCGGACCGCTGCGTGGTCCACACCGGCGGCGGGAGCCTCGACGCGCTCGCGTTCCACCTCGGGTTCATGGGGTTCGAGTTCGAGGTGCACGAGCCCGAGGAGCTCATCGACCAGCTCCGCCGCCTGGCCGAGCGCCTCGGCCGGGCCGCGGGGCGGAGCGGGGCGGCGGGAGAAGGCTCGGGCGCGCGGTGA
- a CDS encoding protein kinase domain-containing protein gives MLSPDCPLVLGGRYRLLSEIGRGGAGVVYMADDLDGGGRVAVKVLLRTHAAGTAAASRFEREIRAMRLLDAPGFVRMLDAGSARELDDAPFLVMELLRGHDLEQLVTTQGRRSPGEVQRWLGEVAETLELAHARGLSHRDLKPANLFLALGDDGRERVKILDLGLVKAVDPGALGASGGITATGTAIGTPIYMAPEQARGRSDQIGPAADVWAIGLIAVRLLTGDIYWTANSMAELMAALLVMRLYPPSTRWRWLPPAFDAWFLRSCDRDPAGRFPSVRQQSLALRAALEGSSAAAEPPGAGGPASRGGGVSADMLSTDTIELAGTVEAPPQALAGGAHRDSDRFLPPRLDGTSPPGLHGAPPPGPHGTSPHGLSGAPPRGTTPPPGSYSTPPLGLFGSPEAERPRHNLPVQRTPFVGRARERAEIAALLLDPRAGLLTLTGVGGTGKTRLALQVAEELVPAFPGGVCFVPLASLCEAALVPSAIAQALCLGEGGARPDLERVVQFLRDRRLLLLLDNLEHLTAAAPAIAHLAASCPHLSLLVTSRAALNLSGERRYVVPPLEVPEPRDVTVDAALASSAVSLFCRRAAAIKPGFQLGPDNAAEIVEICARLDGLPLAIELAASRLRVLTPAALLSRFGDRGAAGRASAPAGSFRLLTGGARDLPERQQTMRAAIDWSYGLLDPEEQLAFRTLAVFAGGFSLAMADQMCAFRDPALDALGILESLIDKSLVLQVAGEEPRFQMLTILREYGLDRLAEEGAAAACNRRFVELSLELADRAAEALGGTEQAAWLAALDLEHDNLRLALELALAGADAGAAVRLAAALSRFWYIHGHYQEGRAWLGRALAGAAGVAPEHVASALRGAGRLALLQCDYREARALLERGATLYRELGDEGGLASVIQILGSVAREQGDYERALALHGESLALATRRGDTLEAARALGYSGFAAWLSGDTARAEGACRLALPELRRAGDREGTATALLYLGCAALYRGELGEAARLCEESEGLSRQVKFKEGIAWTSNILGLIAIERGDLALAERRLRASLRLHRELGDLWRSASVLEALARAAVRAGKAERGARLLGGAAALREDIGTPVPPIERPALTECAAAARAALGGAVHEACLLEGRGAGLDATIAAALSE, from the coding sequence ATGCTCTCTCCGGATTGCCCGCTCGTCCTTGGTGGCCGCTACCGTCTCCTGAGCGAGATCGGCCGCGGCGGCGCGGGCGTCGTGTACATGGCCGACGACCTCGACGGAGGCGGTCGGGTCGCGGTGAAGGTCCTGCTCCGGACGCACGCGGCCGGCACGGCGGCGGCCTCCCGGTTCGAGCGCGAGATCCGGGCCATGCGGCTCCTCGACGCGCCCGGGTTCGTGCGCATGCTCGACGCCGGCTCCGCCCGCGAGCTCGACGATGCCCCCTTCCTGGTGATGGAGCTGCTCCGGGGCCACGACCTGGAGCAGCTCGTCACCACCCAGGGCAGGCGCTCGCCCGGCGAGGTGCAGCGCTGGCTCGGCGAGGTCGCCGAGACCCTGGAGCTCGCCCACGCGCGGGGCCTCTCCCACCGCGATCTCAAGCCCGCGAACCTCTTCCTCGCGCTCGGCGACGACGGGCGGGAGCGCGTGAAGATCCTCGACCTCGGCCTGGTCAAGGCGGTCGACCCGGGCGCGCTCGGCGCGTCGGGCGGCATCACCGCGACGGGCACGGCGATCGGCACGCCCATCTACATGGCCCCCGAGCAGGCGCGCGGGCGCTCGGACCAGATCGGCCCGGCGGCGGACGTGTGGGCGATCGGCCTCATCGCCGTCCGCCTGCTGACCGGCGACATCTACTGGACCGCGAACAGCATGGCCGAGCTGATGGCGGCGCTCCTCGTGATGCGGCTCTACCCGCCGTCGACGCGCTGGCGGTGGCTTCCGCCCGCGTTCGACGCGTGGTTCCTGCGGTCGTGCGACCGCGACCCGGCCGGGCGCTTCCCTTCGGTCCGCCAGCAGAGCCTCGCGCTGCGCGCCGCGCTCGAGGGCTCCTCGGCGGCCGCCGAGCCGCCCGGCGCCGGCGGGCCGGCGTCGCGGGGGGGCGGCGTGTCCGCGGACATGCTCAGCACCGACACCATCGAGCTCGCAGGTACGGTCGAGGCCCCGCCCCAGGCGCTCGCCGGCGGCGCGCACCGCGACTCGGACCGCTTCCTGCCGCCTCGCCTCGATGGCACCTCGCCGCCCGGCCTCCACGGCGCTCCGCCGCCCGGCCCCCACGGCACGTCGCCCCACGGCCTCTCCGGCGCTCCGCCGCGCGGCACCACGCCGCCGCCCGGCTCCTACAGCACGCCGCCGCTCGGCCTGTTCGGCTCGCCGGAGGCCGAGCGGCCGCGCCACAACCTGCCGGTCCAGCGCACGCCGTTCGTGGGCCGCGCCCGCGAGCGCGCCGAGATCGCCGCGCTCCTGCTCGACCCGAGGGCCGGGCTGCTCACGCTCACCGGCGTCGGCGGCACCGGCAAGACCCGGCTCGCGCTCCAGGTCGCCGAGGAGCTCGTCCCCGCGTTCCCCGGCGGCGTCTGCTTCGTGCCCCTCGCGTCGCTGTGCGAGGCGGCGCTGGTGCCCTCGGCGATCGCGCAGGCGCTCTGCCTCGGCGAGGGCGGCGCGCGGCCGGACCTCGAGCGCGTCGTCCAGTTCCTCCGCGACCGCCGCCTGCTGCTCCTGCTCGACAACCTCGAGCACCTGACGGCCGCGGCGCCGGCGATCGCGCACCTCGCCGCGAGCTGCCCGCACCTCTCGCTCCTCGTGACGAGCCGCGCCGCGCTGAACCTCTCGGGCGAGCGGCGCTACGTCGTGCCGCCGCTGGAGGTGCCGGAGCCGCGCGACGTCACGGTCGACGCCGCGCTGGCGAGCTCGGCGGTGAGCCTGTTCTGCCGCCGGGCCGCCGCGATCAAGCCCGGCTTCCAGCTCGGCCCCGACAACGCCGCGGAGATCGTGGAGATCTGCGCGCGCCTCGACGGCCTGCCGCTCGCGATCGAGCTCGCCGCGTCGCGCCTGCGGGTCCTCACCCCCGCGGCGCTGCTCTCGCGCTTCGGCGACCGCGGGGCCGCCGGGCGCGCCTCCGCGCCCGCGGGCTCGTTCCGCCTGCTCACGGGCGGCGCGCGCGATCTGCCCGAGCGCCAGCAGACCATGCGCGCCGCCATCGACTGGAGCTACGGCCTCCTCGATCCGGAGGAGCAGCTGGCCTTCCGCACGCTCGCCGTGTTCGCGGGCGGCTTCTCGCTCGCCATGGCGGACCAGATGTGCGCCTTCCGCGATCCGGCGCTCGACGCGCTCGGGATCCTCGAGTCGCTGATCGACAAGAGCCTCGTGCTCCAGGTCGCGGGCGAGGAGCCGCGGTTCCAGATGCTCACGATCCTCCGCGAGTACGGCCTCGATCGGCTCGCGGAGGAGGGCGCCGCGGCGGCGTGCAACCGGCGCTTCGTCGAGCTGTCGCTGGAGCTCGCCGACAGGGCGGCCGAGGCGCTCGGCGGGACCGAGCAGGCCGCGTGGCTCGCGGCGCTCGATCTCGAGCACGACAACCTCCGCCTCGCCCTGGAGCTCGCGCTCGCGGGCGCCGACGCGGGCGCCGCGGTGCGCCTCGCCGCCGCGCTCTCGCGGTTCTGGTACATCCACGGGCATTACCAGGAGGGCCGCGCGTGGCTCGGCCGGGCGCTCGCGGGCGCCGCGGGCGTCGCGCCCGAGCACGTGGCCTCGGCGCTCCGGGGCGCGGGGCGGCTCGCGCTCCTCCAGTGCGACTACCGCGAGGCGCGCGCGCTGCTCGAGCGGGGCGCGACGCTCTACCGCGAGCTCGGGGACGAGGGCGGGCTCGCCTCGGTGATCCAGATCCTCGGGAGCGTCGCCCGGGAGCAGGGCGACTACGAGCGCGCGCTCGCGCTGCACGGCGAGAGCCTCGCGCTGGCCACGCGCCGCGGCGACACGCTCGAGGCGGCGCGCGCGCTCGGGTACTCGGGCTTCGCGGCGTGGCTCTCGGGCGACACCGCGCGCGCGGAGGGCGCGTGCCGCCTCGCCCTGCCGGAGCTCCGCCGCGCGGGCGATCGCGAGGGGACCGCGACGGCGCTGCTCTACCTCGGCTGCGCGGCGCTCTACCGCGGGGAGCTCGGCGAGGCGGCCCGCCTCTGCGAGGAGAGCGAGGGCCTGTCGCGGCAGGTGAAATTCAAGGAGGGGATCGCCTGGACGAGCAACATCCTGGGCCTCATCGCCATCGAGCGCGGCGATCTCGCCCTCGCGGAGCGGCGCCTGCGGGCGAGCCTGCGGCTGCACCGGGAGCTCGGCGATCTCTGGCGCTCCGCGAGCGTCCTGGAGGCGCTGGCGCGCGCGGCGGTCCGGGCGGGGAAGGCGGAGCGCGGCGCGCGCCTGCTCGGCGGCGCCGCGGCGCTTCGCGAGGACATCGGCACGCCGGTGCCGCCCATCGAGCGGCCGGCGCTCACCGAGTGCGCCGCGGCCGCGCGGGCGGCGCTGGGGGGAGCGGTCCACGAGGCCTGCCTCCTCGAGGGCCGGGGCGCTGGGCTCGACGCGACGATCGCGGCGGCGCTCTCGGAGTGA
- a CDS encoding RNA polymerase sigma factor, with product MRDRKDLAQEVLFAAFLSFNKYNPEISRPERWLNRITVHTASHYLQRAQHRYEELLPDDEIPPLVDPAKTSEELLISDQERLVVLELMQQLDADAHWILVGHDLHSIPMADLAQQRGIPLSTAYKWRARAIRLFHDIVVKRRREDRKREGWRLVLPLDLAALLATARISPRVPDDVRVSILRGVQESVGALKAGSAGNAAGGVGQALSDAATWLKGLAKLVQLPALGAARLVVAATAAAATGAAWLALKAPAPPPPEVQHVVPALVAAMPPRRPAEPPAPLAEPPAPLVELPAAPAPVEAPRRSPAARQRARVPAPDRGERAPAPAAAETIEKLKIEIDGPGSNHDIALFDAVTEALQARDPGRSIAALQRYEREMPNTLFASERKVLWIRAFVIAGRFPEARALLEEVRLDTAIQRRTIEELDTILNRR from the coding sequence TTGCGCGATCGCAAGGACCTCGCGCAGGAGGTCCTGTTCGCGGCGTTCCTCAGCTTCAACAAATACAACCCCGAGATCTCCCGGCCCGAGCGCTGGCTGAACAGGATCACGGTCCACACGGCCTCGCACTACCTGCAGCGGGCCCAGCACCGCTACGAAGAGCTCCTGCCCGACGACGAGATCCCCCCCCTCGTCGACCCCGCCAAGACCTCGGAAGAGCTGCTGATCTCGGATCAGGAGCGGCTCGTCGTGCTGGAGCTCATGCAACAGCTCGACGCCGATGCGCACTGGATCCTGGTCGGGCACGATCTCCACAGCATCCCGATGGCGGATCTCGCGCAGCAGCGCGGCATTCCGCTGTCCACGGCGTACAAGTGGCGCGCGCGCGCCATCCGCCTGTTCCACGACATCGTCGTGAAGCGCCGGCGCGAGGACCGGAAGCGGGAGGGCTGGCGCCTCGTGCTGCCCCTGGATCTGGCGGCGCTCCTCGCCACCGCGCGGATCTCGCCGCGCGTGCCCGACGACGTGCGGGTCTCGATCCTCCGCGGCGTGCAGGAGTCGGTGGGGGCGCTCAAGGCGGGCAGCGCCGGGAACGCCGCCGGGGGCGTCGGCCAGGCGCTGAGCGACGCCGCGACGTGGCTCAAGGGCCTCGCGAAGCTCGTCCAGCTGCCCGCCCTGGGCGCCGCGCGCCTCGTCGTCGCGGCCACGGCGGCGGCGGCCACGGGGGCGGCCTGGCTCGCGCTCAAGGCACCGGCGCCGCCTCCGCCGGAGGTGCAGCACGTCGTGCCCGCGCTCGTCGCCGCCATGCCGCCGCGCCGGCCCGCCGAGCCGCCGGCGCCGCTCGCCGAGCCGCCGGCGCCGCTCGTCGAGCTTCCGGCGGCCCCGGCGCCCGTCGAGGCGCCGCGGCGGAGCCCCGCGGCCCGGCAGCGAGCGCGCGTGCCGGCGCCCGACCGGGGGGAGCGCGCGCCGGCGCCGGCCGCCGCCGAGACGATCGAGAAGCTCAAGATCGAGATCGACGGGCCTGGCAGCAATCACGACATCGCCCTGTTCGACGCGGTCACCGAGGCGCTGCAGGCGCGCGATCCGGGCCGGTCGATCGCGGCGCTCCAGCGCTACGAGCGCGAGATGCCGAACACCCTCTTCGCGTCGGAGCGCAAGGTGCTCTGGATCCGGGCGTTCGTGATCGCGGGGCGCTTCCCCGAGGCGCGCGCCCTGCTCGAGGAGGTGCGGCTCGATACCGCGATCCAGCGGCGGACGATCGAGGAGCTGGACACGATCCTGAACCGCCGGTGA
- a CDS encoding hotdog fold domain-containing protein: protein MKLTDFSLASLAATSRRNTIRDVWDKLSPLPGGKRLFSRLIGAMAPYTGTIRAEVEVLERGRAEVSMRDRPGLRNHLRSVHAVALVNLAELTGNTALSYALPDDARFIVAGLSIEYLKKARGTIRAVCECPLPETSERREYDIPVSLRDATGTEVARAVLRSLVGPKKHP from the coding sequence ATGAAGCTCACCGACTTCTCTCTCGCATCGCTCGCGGCGACCTCGCGCCGCAACACCATCCGCGACGTCTGGGACAAGCTGAGCCCCTTGCCAGGGGGCAAGCGCCTGTTCAGCAGGCTCATCGGCGCGATGGCCCCGTACACGGGGACGATCCGCGCCGAGGTCGAGGTCCTCGAGCGCGGCCGCGCGGAGGTGTCGATGCGCGACCGGCCGGGGCTGCGCAACCACCTCCGCTCGGTGCACGCCGTCGCGCTCGTCAACCTCGCCGAGCTCACCGGCAACACGGCGCTGTCCTACGCGCTGCCCGACGACGCCCGGTTCATCGTCGCGGGCCTCTCGATCGAGTACCTGAAGAAGGCCCGCGGGACGATCCGCGCCGTCTGCGAGTGCCCTCTCCCGGAGACCAGCGAGCGCAGGGAGTACGATATCCCGGTGAGCCTGCGCGACGCGACGGGGACCGAGGTCGCCCGCGCCGTCCTCCGCAGCCTCGTGGGTCCGAAGAAGCACCCCTGA
- a CDS encoding VWA domain-containing protein — translation MRNRSTRVALAATGISVIFAACGGSDSSVSGGAGAGGAGAGANASSGNGSGNGSGSGSGTGGDTSTGFGTDGPGEITTGPSSGAGEGAGGGASCAGETKTAELVPLDLYIMLDSSGSMRDRLATGGSKWDAVTDALEAFFTDPKSEGLGVGLQYFPLLNADLPTSCRSNEECGVSGPCALRGCRSSFESRAGIQVCVADSDCPDGDTCVDLGVCSQNTNTICGEIGERCPGRAGTCNKLSRSTCAHPYSCVTEDYATPDVAIAPLDAAWADELIGSISRTFPDGGTPTAGALSGAIAQARAHAEANPTHRVVTVLATDGMPTECNPTSADGIAEIAAGGLSGSPSISTFVIGVFGRDDDGAQDTMNRIAEGGGTTSAYFIDTSSDVTQAFLDALSAIRGTSLACEYQVPAPSAGQTLDYGTLNVQHTPPEGADPSTIFYVASEARCDATAGGWYYDIDPTTGGTPTKIVMCPATCTRFQAGGQVQLQVGCKTEIPPVN, via the coding sequence ATGAGGAACCGGTCAACGAGGGTGGCGCTCGCCGCGACGGGGATCAGCGTGATCTTCGCGGCGTGCGGGGGGTCCGACAGCTCGGTCTCCGGCGGAGCGGGCGCCGGGGGAGCGGGCGCCGGCGCCAACGCGAGCTCGGGGAATGGCTCGGGGAATGGTTCGGGGAGCGGCTCGGGAACAGGCGGAGACACGAGCACCGGATTTGGCACCGACGGGCCTGGAGAGATCACCACCGGGCCCAGCAGCGGCGCCGGCGAGGGCGCCGGCGGCGGGGCGTCGTGCGCCGGGGAGACGAAGACGGCGGAGCTCGTGCCGCTCGACCTCTACATCATGCTCGACTCGTCGGGGTCGATGAGAGATCGGCTCGCGACCGGCGGCTCCAAGTGGGACGCCGTGACCGACGCGCTCGAGGCCTTCTTCACCGACCCCAAGTCCGAGGGGCTCGGCGTCGGGCTCCAGTACTTCCCTCTGCTCAACGCCGACCTGCCCACGAGCTGCAGGAGCAACGAGGAGTGCGGCGTCAGCGGGCCGTGCGCGCTCCGGGGCTGTCGCAGCTCGTTCGAGTCCCGCGCGGGCATCCAGGTCTGCGTCGCCGACTCGGACTGCCCGGACGGCGACACGTGCGTCGACCTCGGCGTGTGCTCCCAGAACACCAACACCATCTGCGGTGAGATCGGCGAGCGCTGTCCCGGCCGCGCGGGCACGTGCAACAAGCTGTCCCGGAGCACCTGCGCGCACCCGTACTCGTGCGTCACCGAGGACTACGCGACGCCCGACGTCGCGATCGCGCCGCTCGACGCCGCCTGGGCCGACGAGCTCATCGGGTCGATCAGCCGGACATTCCCCGACGGGGGCACGCCCACCGCCGGCGCCCTTTCCGGCGCGATCGCCCAGGCCCGGGCCCACGCCGAGGCGAACCCGACCCACAGGGTCGTCACCGTGCTCGCCACCGACGGGATGCCCACCGAGTGCAATCCCACGTCCGCCGACGGTATCGCGGAGATCGCGGCCGGGGGGCTGAGCGGCTCGCCGAGCATCTCGACCTTCGTCATCGGCGTCTTCGGCAGGGACGACGACGGCGCCCAGGACACGATGAACCGCATCGCCGAGGGCGGCGGGACGACGTCCGCCTACTTCATCGACACGAGCTCCGACGTGACGCAGGCGTTCCTCGACGCGCTCAGCGCGATCCGCGGGACGAGCCTCGCGTGCGAGTACCAGGTCCCGGCGCCGTCCGCCGGGCAGACGCTCGATTACGGGACGCTCAACGTCCAGCACACGCCGCCAGAGGGCGCCGACCCGTCGACCATCTTCTACGTGGCCAGCGAGGCGCGCTGCGACGCGACCGCCGGCGGCTGGTACTACGACATCGACCCCACGACCGGCGGCACGCCGACGAAGATCGTGATGTGCCCCGCGACCTGCACCCGCTTCCAGGCGGGCGGGCAGGTCCAGCTCCAGGTCGGCTGCAAGACCGAGATCCCTCCGGTCAACTGA
- a CDS encoding DUF5690 family protein: MPAQRSVTKWLERAPAPVFTAFAVIAAFATYFCMYAFRKPFAVGSYKGMVALPLLPALDLKSLYIIAQVLGYCASKFLGIKIVSEMPPERRALAILACIGVSEVALVLFGLAPAPYAAVFLVLNGLPLGMVWGLVFGFLEGRRVSDLLGAGLCASFIVASGFVKTVGKITLGWGVPEVWMPAVTGALFFPPLLLSVWMLAQIPPPSVDDEALRTRRAPMDSAARRAFVLANAGGLATLVLGYVVLTAYRDFRDNFAREIWDALGYTDQPAILTTAEIPVAIGALLSVAAMIGIRNNRTALAAIHGVMVAGAALAGLSTALYQAGVIGPVAWMISVGLGLYVGYVPYNCVLFDRLIAAVGSVATAGFLITAADAFGYLGSVALLLYKSFGQAKRSWIEFFLGFSYATALVCGALFAASAVYFWLRTRGPAAAARPAALDA, encoded by the coding sequence ATGCCGGCCCAGCGAAGCGTGACGAAATGGCTCGAGCGAGCCCCCGCGCCGGTGTTCACGGCCTTCGCCGTGATCGCCGCGTTCGCGACCTACTTCTGCATGTACGCCTTCCGCAAGCCGTTCGCGGTCGGCTCCTACAAGGGGATGGTCGCGCTGCCGCTGCTCCCCGCGCTCGACCTGAAGAGCCTCTACATCATCGCCCAGGTGCTCGGGTACTGCGCCTCCAAGTTCCTTGGCATCAAGATCGTCTCCGAGATGCCGCCCGAGCGGCGCGCGCTCGCCATCCTCGCGTGCATCGGGGTGAGCGAGGTCGCGCTCGTCCTGTTCGGGCTCGCGCCGGCCCCGTACGCCGCCGTCTTCCTGGTGCTGAACGGCCTGCCCCTCGGCATGGTCTGGGGGCTCGTCTTCGGCTTCCTCGAGGGGCGCCGCGTGAGCGATCTGCTCGGCGCCGGGCTCTGCGCCAGCTTCATCGTCGCGAGCGGCTTCGTAAAGACCGTTGGCAAAATCACGCTCGGCTGGGGGGTCCCGGAGGTCTGGATGCCGGCGGTGACGGGGGCCCTCTTCTTCCCGCCGCTGCTCCTCTCGGTGTGGATGCTCGCGCAGATCCCTCCGCCGTCGGTGGACGATGAGGCGCTCCGGACCCGGCGCGCGCCGATGGACAGCGCCGCGCGGCGCGCGTTCGTCCTCGCGAACGCGGGCGGGCTCGCGACCCTCGTCCTCGGCTACGTCGTCCTCACCGCCTACCGCGATTTCCGGGACAACTTCGCCCGCGAGATCTGGGACGCCCTCGGCTACACCGACCAGCCGGCCATCCTGACGACGGCCGAGATCCCCGTGGCGATCGGCGCGCTCCTCTCGGTCGCGGCGATGATCGGCATCCGCAACAACCGCACGGCGCTCGCCGCGATCCACGGCGTCATGGTCGCCGGGGCGGCGCTCGCGGGGCTGAGCACCGCGCTCTACCAGGCGGGGGTCATCGGCCCTGTCGCCTGGATGATCAGCGTCGGGCTCGGGCTCTACGTGGGGTACGTCCCGTACAACTGCGTCCTCTTCGACCGGCTCATCGCGGCCGTGGGCTCGGTGGCGACGGCGGGCTTCCTGATCACCGCGGCCGACGCCTTCGGCTACCTCGGGAGCGTGGCGCTCCTGCTCTACAAGAGCTTTGGCCAGGCGAAGCGCTCGTGGATCGAGTTCTTCCTCGGCTTCAGCTACGCGACCGCGCTCGTCTGCGGGGCCCTCTTCGCCGCCTCTGCGGTGTACTTCTGGCTGCGCACCCGCGGCCCGGCCGCCGCCGCGCGGCCCGCGGCGCTCGACGCCTGA
- a CDS encoding ion channel, with protein sequence MADPSSLAARKILEDVVAAAPSAGRAAPAFGRDERLRGAAALVAMGLAVGGAGELSYDQLKQRFRSAMTRDPLDSLAVMILGCSYLFYLAEHGENPRCESFMDALLFISTCLSVGYADIFARTAAGKAIASFVMTCGPTLAASALSTPQGAEAESRAIIERLDGILEALRAPR encoded by the coding sequence TTGGCAGACCCGTCATCGCTCGCCGCAAGGAAGATCCTGGAAGATGTCGTGGCCGCCGCCCCTTCGGCCGGGCGGGCGGCCCCGGCGTTCGGGCGGGATGAAAGGCTGCGCGGCGCAGCCGCCCTGGTCGCGATGGGCCTCGCCGTCGGGGGAGCGGGCGAGCTCTCGTACGACCAGCTGAAGCAGCGCTTCCGGAGCGCGATGACGCGCGATCCCCTCGACTCGCTCGCGGTGATGATCCTCGGCTGCTCGTACCTCTTCTACCTCGCCGAGCACGGCGAGAACCCGCGGTGCGAGAGCTTCATGGACGCCCTTCTGTTCATCTCGACCTGCCTGTCCGTCGGCTACGCCGACATCTTCGCGCGCACCGCTGCGGGCAAGGCGATCGCGTCCTTCGTGATGACGTGCGGACCGACGCTCGCGGCCTCCGCGCTCAGCACGCCGCAGGGAGCGGAGGCCGAGAGCCGGGCGATCATCGAGCGACTGGACGGGATCCTCGAGGCGCTGCGCGCGCCGCGGTGA